In a genomic window of Stakelama saccharophila:
- a CDS encoding response regulator, whose translation MSLGQQLAPHLPFLRRYARALTGSQAEGDRYVRAALEAIVAAPEEFPKSVDPRLGLYRMFQGIWSSTHPEEWAASADDGDQPEAIARARLARIAPMSRQALLLTAMEGFTTEDTAYLLESSEDEVEKLIDDALGEIEQQTRSRVLVIEDEPIIAMDLETIVRDQGHEVTGVAVTRDEAVALAMEDRPGLVLADIQLADDSSGIDAVKDILAEFNVPVIFITAFPERLLTGERPEPTFLITKPFQRSTVKAAISQALFFDQETVPAA comes from the coding sequence ATGTCGCTAGGACAGCAGCTCGCACCCCATCTTCCCTTCCTGCGTCGCTACGCCCGCGCCCTCACCGGCAGCCAGGCCGAAGGCGACCGCTACGTCCGGGCCGCGCTGGAGGCGATCGTCGCCGCGCCGGAGGAATTTCCGAAATCGGTCGATCCCCGCCTGGGCCTGTACCGCATGTTCCAGGGCATCTGGTCGTCGACCCATCCCGAGGAATGGGCCGCGAGCGCCGATGACGGCGATCAGCCGGAAGCCATCGCGCGGGCGCGCCTCGCCCGCATCGCGCCGATGTCGCGCCAGGCGCTGCTGCTGACGGCGATGGAGGGCTTCACCACCGAAGACACCGCCTATCTGCTGGAAAGCAGCGAGGACGAGGTCGAGAAACTGATCGACGACGCGCTCGGCGAGATCGAACAGCAGACGCGCTCGCGCGTCCTCGTCATCGAGGACGAGCCGATCATCGCCATGGATCTGGAAACCATCGTGCGCGATCAGGGGCACGAGGTCACCGGCGTCGCCGTCACGCGCGACGAGGCCGTGGCGCTGGCGATGGAGGACCGGCCGGGCCTGGTGCTTGCCGACATCCAGCTTGCCGACGACAGCTCCGGTATCGACGCGGTGAAGGACATCCTGGCCGAATTCAACGTGCCCGTGATCTTCATCACCGCCTTTCCCGAGCGCCTGCTGACCGGCGAGCGTCCGGAACCGACCTTCCTGATCACGAAGCCGTTTCAGCGTTCCACGGTGAAGGCGGCGATCAGCCAGGCACTGTTCTTCGATCAGGAAACCGTACCGGCGGCCTGA
- a CDS encoding bifunctional [glutamine synthetase] adenylyltransferase/[glutamine synthetase]-adenylyl-L-tyrosine phosphorylase, which translates to MIAPDLQGAIDRAEAHSPFLSGLLRRESALLDRLDSALDDPLAAIAAGPDAPTATRLRVERRRLALLTALGDLSGRYSFERTTRLLSDFADDALDRAIRAAIAERTPDAEPVGMTAVALGKQGSRELNYSSDIDPILLYDPQRLPTREREAPEDAANRIARRVLELLQTLDGDGYVLRVDLRLRPQPEATPIALPVNAAIAHYESQALPWERTAFIRARTAAGDRALGDYFLDAIQGFIWRRSLDFGAIGEIMAITKRIRDHYAQGQAFGPGYDLKRGRGGIREIEFFAQVHQLIHGGRDPELRAPATLDALAALGTAGWIGADAASALADAYRLLRTIEHRVQMLDDRQEHALPQDAERLADVAGLHGCGDADALLDLLRPHVERAGREYDALDEEEGGGLPRDATGLEHALRDKGFADSKDAVRLIGKWRAATYPALRSSTAQSALEGVLPALVDAMAQAADPRAALLRFDAVVAGLPSAINFLRLLEAEPALAKLLSTILCHAPTLAAMLGRRVELLDGLIDASALDPVGDVETLIAAMAVPPDRDYQDVLDHVRRFTNEQRFALGAQIVSGASDPLSVSAGYARLAEAAIGVLADASTAEFAQRHGHVPGSELLILALGRLGGAALTHASDLDLIYVFTGDHRAESDGDKPLGAVTYYNRLAQRITAALSVPTAAGPLYEVDTRLRPSGAQGPLSVSLDGFAAYQRDEAWTWEHMALTRARPVYGSAAGRQALGGIIQAVLDGGRTPRDIAGDAVRMRRDMALHKPPLGPLDAKLLDGGLVDLEFAVHVRQLIHRQGFDPHLGRAIEALVAADLLPAEMLPAYDFLTRLLVVLRLVAPDAQPPAPATRGLVADAVGAADWDAVLETFERTRQQVRACWQAVENMRTEDEGDGDRRG; encoded by the coding sequence ATGATCGCGCCGGATCTGCAGGGCGCGATCGACCGGGCGGAAGCGCATTCGCCGTTTCTCAGTGGACTTTTGCGGCGGGAAAGCGCGCTGCTCGATCGTCTCGATTCGGCGCTCGACGACCCGCTGGCGGCGATCGCGGCCGGCCCGGACGCGCCAACCGCGACGCGGCTGCGCGTCGAGCGGCGGCGCCTGGCGCTGCTGACGGCGCTGGGGGATCTGTCGGGGCGCTATTCCTTCGAACGGACGACGCGGCTGCTGAGCGACTTTGCCGACGATGCGCTCGACCGTGCGATCCGCGCCGCGATCGCGGAGCGCACGCCCGATGCGGAGCCGGTCGGCATGACCGCGGTCGCGCTCGGCAAGCAGGGCAGCCGGGAACTCAATTATTCCTCCGACATCGACCCCATCCTGCTGTACGATCCGCAGCGATTGCCCACGCGGGAACGCGAAGCACCCGAAGACGCCGCCAACCGGATCGCGCGGCGGGTGCTCGAACTGCTCCAGACGCTCGACGGCGACGGCTATGTCCTGCGCGTCGATCTCCGGCTGCGGCCCCAGCCGGAGGCGACGCCGATCGCGCTGCCGGTCAATGCCGCCATCGCCCATTACGAATCGCAGGCGCTTCCGTGGGAGCGCACCGCCTTCATCCGCGCGCGGACGGCGGCGGGAGATCGCGCGCTCGGCGACTATTTCCTCGACGCGATCCAGGGTTTCATCTGGCGGCGATCGCTCGATTTCGGGGCGATCGGGGAAATCATGGCGATCACCAAACGCATCCGCGATCATTATGCGCAGGGCCAGGCATTCGGCCCCGGCTACGACCTGAAGCGCGGGCGCGGCGGCATTCGCGAGATCGAGTTCTTCGCGCAGGTGCATCAACTGATCCATGGCGGCCGCGACCCGGAATTGCGCGCGCCGGCGACGCTTGACGCGCTGGCGGCGCTGGGCACGGCGGGGTGGATCGGTGCCGATGCAGCATCGGCGCTGGCCGACGCCTATCGCCTGCTGCGCACCATCGAACACCGCGTGCAGATGCTCGACGACCGGCAGGAACATGCCCTGCCGCAGGATGCGGAACGCCTGGCCGATGTCGCGGGGCTTCACGGTTGCGGCGACGCCGACGCGCTGCTCGATCTACTGCGTCCCCATGTCGAGCGCGCGGGCCGCGAATATGACGCGCTGGACGAGGAAGAGGGCGGCGGCCTGCCGCGCGACGCGACGGGGCTGGAACATGCCTTGCGGGACAAGGGGTTCGCCGATTCGAAGGATGCCGTCCGCCTGATCGGGAAATGGCGCGCCGCGACCTATCCGGCCTTGCGTAGCAGCACGGCGCAGTCGGCGCTGGAGGGCGTGTTGCCCGCCCTGGTCGACGCCATGGCGCAGGCCGCCGATCCGCGCGCGGCGCTGTTGCGCTTCGATGCCGTGGTCGCCGGCCTGCCCAGCGCGATCAATTTCCTTCGCCTGCTGGAGGCGGAGCCGGCGCTGGCGAAGCTGCTCAGCACCATATTGTGTCATGCGCCGACGCTGGCCGCGATGCTGGGGCGGCGGGTGGAACTGCTCGACGGCCTGATCGACGCCAGCGCACTCGATCCGGTCGGCGATGTCGAGACGCTGATCGCCGCGATGGCGGTGCCGCCCGACCGCGACTATCAGGACGTGCTCGACCATGTCCGTCGCTTCACCAATGAACAGCGTTTCGCCCTGGGCGCCCAGATCGTTTCGGGCGCCAGCGACCCGCTATCGGTGTCGGCAGGCTATGCGCGGCTGGCCGAAGCCGCGATCGGCGTATTGGCGGATGCGAGCACGGCCGAATTCGCGCAACGGCACGGCCATGTTCCGGGCAGCGAATTGCTGATCCTGGCGCTGGGCCGGCTGGGCGGTGCGGCGCTGACCCATGCCAGCGATCTCGACCTCATCTACGTCTTCACCGGCGATCACCGGGCGGAATCGGACGGCGACAAGCCGCTCGGCGCCGTGACCTATTACAACCGCCTGGCGCAGCGCATCACCGCCGCTTTGTCCGTTCCGACGGCGGCGGGGCCGCTCTACGAGGTCGATACGCGGTTGCGGCCGTCGGGCGCGCAGGGGCCGCTCTCGGTGTCGCTCGACGGCTTCGCCGCCTATCAGCGTGACGAGGCATGGACCTGGGAGCATATGGCGCTGACCAGGGCGCGGCCGGTCTATGGCTCCGCCGCCGGGCGGCAGGCGCTGGGCGGTATCATTCAGGCGGTGCTGGACGGCGGTCGCACCCCGCGGGACATCGCCGGTGACGCCGTGCGTATGCGGCGGGACATGGCCTTGCACAAGCCGCCGCTCGGCCCGCTCGATGCCAAGCTGCTGGATGGCGGACTGGTCGACCTCGAATTCGCCGTTCATGTTCGGCAGTTGATCCACCGACAGGGATTCGATCCCCATCTGGGCCGCGCGATCGAGGCTCTCGTCGCGGCGGACCTGCTGCCGGCGGAGATGCTGCCGGCATATGATTTCCTCACCCGCTTGCTCGTGGTCCTGCGGCTGGTCGCGCCCGACGCGCAGCCGCCCGCTCCGGCGACCCGAGGGCTGGTGGCCGATGCCGTGGGGGCGGCCGATTGGGACGCGGTGCTTGAAACGTTCGAGCGGACCCGGCAACAGGTTCGCGCCTGCTGGCAGGCGGTCGAGAATATGCGGACGGAAGATGAAGGCGATGGCGATCGGCGAGGGTGA
- a CDS encoding NepR family anti-sigma factor, whose product MRSEDDRNKDLQDAVERRTEKAQREKKDVGSALRNVYREAVSEDVPDEMLDLLDKLK is encoded by the coding sequence GTGCGGTCGGAAGACGATCGAAACAAGGATCTGCAGGACGCAGTCGAGCGAAGGACTGAAAAAGCCCAGCGGGAGAAGAAGGACGTCGGTTCCGCCTTGCGCAACGTCTATCGCGAGGCGGTGTCGGAGGATGTGCCTGACGAGATGCTCGACCTGCTCGACAAGCTGAAATAA
- a CDS encoding M23 family metallopeptidase, protein MAAAAAVTIGLSGYGAVAITADAVASASSPDGRIASMQQQMTAMQAKMAAVTEAAQQRAALVEKRQALIAAVLAGREDPAKFDIATNLTGTDLALADQIAPFGRIEKRQADLAMKARKTAEARYAVMSKHLRSLGLNPNRFAPAMGGPYEPVDVNEQIAQRGADKQFRSLFAAWKKLDSLEQAVISIPSLKPVDHVRFSSMFGVRSDPFNGSSAMHTGVDIPGPRGTPVYATADGIIDRAGRAGGYGNMIEINHGRGIQTRYGHLSKILVKDHERVHRGQEIALMGSTGRSTGSHLHYEVRIDGHAVNPVPYLEKAAYLADVQDSAEPAPTKVAAIGGPAD, encoded by the coding sequence ATGGCCGCTGCCGCGGCAGTGACGATCGGCCTGTCGGGCTATGGCGCCGTCGCGATCACGGCGGATGCGGTCGCGTCCGCTTCCTCGCCGGACGGGCGGATCGCTTCCATGCAGCAGCAGATGACGGCGATGCAGGCGAAGATGGCGGCGGTGACTGAGGCCGCGCAGCAGCGCGCCGCCTTGGTGGAGAAGCGCCAGGCGCTGATCGCGGCGGTGCTCGCCGGGCGTGAGGATCCGGCGAAGTTCGACATCGCGACGAACCTGACCGGCACCGACCTGGCGCTCGCCGACCAGATCGCGCCCTTCGGCCGGATCGAGAAGCGCCAGGCCGACCTGGCCATGAAGGCGCGCAAGACCGCCGAGGCGCGCTATGCGGTCATGTCGAAGCATCTTCGCAGCCTGGGCCTGAACCCGAACCGGTTCGCCCCGGCGATGGGCGGCCCCTACGAACCGGTCGACGTCAACGAACAGATCGCGCAGCGCGGCGCCGACAAGCAGTTCCGCTCGCTGTTCGCGGCGTGGAAGAAGCTCGATTCGCTGGAGCAGGCGGTGATCTCCATTCCGTCGCTCAAACCCGTCGACCATGTCCGGTTCTCCAGCATGTTCGGAGTCCGCAGCGATCCGTTCAACGGCAGCTCGGCGATGCACACCGGGGTCGACATTCCGGGCCCGCGCGGCACGCCGGTCTATGCGACCGCCGACGGCATCATCGATCGCGCCGGCCGTGCCGGTGGCTATGGCAACATGATCGAGATCAATCATGGCCGGGGCATTCAGACCCGCTACGGCCATCTGTCGAAGATTCTGGTGAAGGATCACGAGCGGGTCCATCGCGGCCAGGAAATCGCGCTGATGGGTTCGACCGGCCGCTCCACCGGCAGCCATCTGCATTATGAGGTTCGCATCGACGGCCATGCCGTGAACCCGGTGCCCTATCTCGAAAAGGCCGCCTATCTGGCCGATGTGCAGGATTCGGCCGAGCCGGCGCCGACGAAGGTTGCGGCGATCGGCGGTCCCGCCGACTGA
- a CDS encoding N-acetyltransferase: MAQNLIIRPVETNADRKAFIDLAYRVNRNDPNWVPPLRGEVAGTIDPKKNGWFSHAEAQLFLAQRDGRQTGRISAHIDTLALTMPAEQGFGPGAGFWGMLEAEDQESAAALIAAAEGWLREHGMDRAIGPISLSIWEEPGLLIKGHDHAPTVMMGHHRPEYQGWIEAAGYGAVKQLLTYELDITQEFPPLVKRIVAAGERNSRIVIRKVDKSKFDREAAIILAILNDAWSDNWGFVPLTQPEIDDVGKKLKPIVFEDLIRIAELDGEPVAFMITLPDLNEAIAPLKGSLFPFGWAKLLLWLRRPRVRTMRVPLMGVVKRLQSSRMASQLAFMMIEYIRRASVDRYGARRGEIGWILDDNQGMIAIAETIDSRVNRIYQIYEKRL, from the coding sequence TTGGCACAGAATCTAATCATCCGGCCCGTCGAAACCAACGCGGACCGCAAGGCTTTTATCGATCTCGCTTATCGCGTGAATCGAAATGACCCGAACTGGGTGCCGCCGCTGCGAGGCGAGGTGGCCGGGACCATCGATCCCAAGAAGAACGGCTGGTTCAGCCATGCCGAGGCGCAGTTGTTCCTCGCCCAGCGCGACGGCCGGCAGACGGGGCGGATTTCGGCGCATATCGATACGCTGGCGCTCACCATGCCGGCGGAGCAGGGCTTCGGCCCCGGCGCCGGCTTCTGGGGCATGTTGGAGGCCGAGGACCAGGAAAGCGCGGCGGCACTGATCGCGGCGGCGGAAGGCTGGCTGCGCGAGCACGGCATGGACCGCGCGATCGGCCCGATCAGCCTGTCGATCTGGGAGGAGCCGGGCCTGCTGATCAAGGGGCACGACCATGCCCCCACGGTAATGATGGGGCATCACCGCCCCGAATATCAGGGCTGGATCGAGGCGGCGGGATACGGCGCGGTCAAGCAGCTATTGACCTATGAACTCGACATCACACAGGAATTTCCGCCGCTGGTGAAGCGGATCGTCGCCGCCGGCGAACGCAACAGCCGCATCGTCATCCGTAAGGTCGACAAGTCGAAATTCGACCGGGAAGCGGCGATCATCCTCGCCATCCTGAACGACGCCTGGTCGGACAACTGGGGCTTCGTCCCCCTCACCCAGCCCGAAATCGACGATGTCGGCAAGAAGCTGAAGCCCATCGTGTTCGAGGATCTGATCCGCATCGCCGAACTCGACGGCGAACCCGTCGCCTTCATGATCACGCTGCCCGATCTGAACGAGGCCATTGCCCCGCTCAAAGGCTCGCTTTTCCCCTTCGGCTGGGCAAAGCTGCTATTGTGGCTACGCCGGCCCAGGGTGCGCACCATGCGGGTGCCGCTGATGGGCGTGGTGAAGCGCCTGCAATCCTCGCGCATGGCGAGCCAGCTCGCCTTCATGATGATCGAATATATCCGCCGGGCGTCGGTCGACAGATATGGCGCGCGGCGCGGCGAAATCGGCTGGATTCTGGACGACAACCAGGGGATGATCGCGATCGCGGAGACGATCGACAGCCGTGTGAACCGCATCTATCAGATTTACGAAAAGCGCCTGTGA
- a CDS encoding ferritin-like domain-containing protein, whose translation MTLARAIRDVLTTADPRRKVKLARSAARRWRRGDLDHAFDVAMPDAPGRPREPELLPPSRMPRRGKGGSERGRIALLHALAHIEFTAIDLAFDMAGRFGCDFPRGFVDDWMSVGADEAMHFALLDRRLRSLGSRYGALPAHAGLWEAAESTAHDALARLAIVPMVLEARGLDVTPATVARVEAQGDIATARILQRIYTDEIRHVGLGTKWFEYRCAEDRIDPETSWQKLVKRYFRGQIKAPLNDSARASAGLTRSYYDSLVR comes from the coding sequence ATGACGCTGGCGCGCGCGATCCGCGATGTCCTGACGACGGCCGACCCGCGACGGAAGGTGAAACTGGCGCGAAGCGCGGCGCGGCGGTGGCGCCGGGGCGACCTCGACCATGCCTTCGACGTCGCCATGCCCGACGCGCCGGGCCGTCCGCGGGAACCCGAACTGCTGCCGCCCAGCCGCATGCCCAGGCGGGGCAAAGGCGGGTCCGAGCGCGGCCGGATCGCCCTGCTTCATGCGCTGGCGCATATCGAGTTCACGGCGATCGACCTGGCCTTCGACATGGCGGGCCGCTTCGGCTGCGATTTTCCGCGCGGCTTTGTCGACGACTGGATGTCGGTGGGCGCGGACGAGGCGATGCACTTCGCGTTGCTCGACCGGCGGCTGCGGTCCCTCGGCAGCCGGTACGGCGCGCTGCCCGCGCATGCCGGCCTGTGGGAGGCGGCGGAAAGCACGGCGCACGATGCGCTCGCCCGGCTGGCGATCGTGCCGATGGTGCTGGAAGCGCGCGGCCTGGACGTGACGCCGGCCACCGTTGCGCGGGTCGAGGCGCAGGGCGACATCGCCACCGCGCGCATCCTCCAGCGCATCTATACCGACGAGATCCGCCATGTCGGACTGGGCACGAAATGGTTCGAATATCGCTGCGCCGAAGATCGAATCGATCCCGAAACGTCATGGCAAAAGCTGGTGAAACGGTATTTTCGGGGACAGATCAAAGCGCCACTGAACGATTCAGCGCGTGCGAGCGCCGGTTTAACCCGCTCTTATTACGACAGCCTTGTTCGCTAA
- a CDS encoding peroxiredoxin, whose amino-acid sequence MAIGEGDPLPAVTLEGSDGTAVDLRDYRGKPLVLYFYPRDDTSGCTREASEFSAALDRFDRAGVRVLGVSKDSAEKHRKFAAKHDLTVPLATDADGSVCDAFGVWVEKNMYGRKSMGIERSTFLFDAGGALVKSWRKVRVPGHVDAVLEAVEALPAA is encoded by the coding sequence ATGGCGATCGGCGAGGGTGATCCGCTTCCGGCGGTGACGCTGGAGGGTAGCGACGGTACGGCGGTGGACCTGCGCGATTATCGCGGCAAGCCGCTCGTCCTTTATTTCTATCCGCGCGACGATACCTCGGGCTGCACGCGCGAAGCGAGCGAGTTCAGCGCCGCGCTGGACCGGTTCGATCGCGCCGGCGTCCGGGTGCTCGGCGTGTCGAAGGACAGCGCCGAAAAGCACCGCAAGTTCGCCGCCAAGCACGATCTGACCGTGCCGCTCGCCACCGATGCCGACGGGTCGGTCTGCGATGCGTTCGGCGTGTGGGTGGAAAAGAACATGTACGGCCGGAAATCCATGGGGATCGAGCGGTCGACCTTCCTGTTCGACGCCGGCGGCGCGCTGGTGAAAAGCTGGCGCAAGGTACGCGTGCCGGGCCATGTCGACGCCGTTCTCGAAGCGGTGGAGGCATTGCCGGCGGCATGA
- the xth gene encoding exodeoxyribonuclease III, giving the protein MKVVSYNVNGIKARLPRLLEYLGEQSPDIVCLQELKSSDETFPEAAIRDAGYGAVWHGQKGFNGVAVLARDRDPVERKRGLDGDPDDTHSRYLEAEVDGLVVASIYLPNGNPVPGPKFEYKLAWFDRLIDRAAALFAEERPVILAGDYNVIPHDDDVFSPPAMANDALMQPESRRAYRRLLAGGWTDSLRTRFPAGGVWTFWDYQAGAWRRDAGFRIDHLLLSPIAADRFEDAGVDRDYRGREKASDHAPTWVRIRNPA; this is encoded by the coding sequence GTGAAGGTCGTCAGCTACAATGTCAACGGCATCAAGGCGCGCCTCCCGCGCCTGCTGGAATATCTGGGCGAACAGAGCCCCGACATCGTCTGCCTGCAGGAACTGAAAAGCTCGGACGAGACCTTTCCCGAAGCGGCGATCCGCGATGCCGGCTATGGTGCGGTCTGGCACGGCCAGAAGGGGTTCAACGGCGTTGCCGTCCTGGCGCGCGACCGTGATCCCGTGGAGCGCAAGCGCGGGCTCGACGGCGATCCCGACGACACGCACAGCCGCTATCTGGAGGCGGAGGTCGACGGGCTGGTCGTGGCGTCGATCTACCTGCCGAACGGCAATCCCGTTCCCGGCCCGAAATTCGAATACAAGCTCGCCTGGTTCGACCGGTTGATCGATCGTGCGGCCGCGCTCTTCGCCGAGGAACGTCCCGTCATCCTCGCCGGCGACTATAACGTCATTCCGCATGACGACGACGTCTTCTCGCCCCCCGCCATGGCGAACGACGCCTTGATGCAACCGGAATCGCGACGCGCCTATCGCCGGCTGCTGGCCGGGGGCTGGACCGACAGCCTGCGTACCCGCTTTCCTGCGGGCGGCGTCTGGACGTTCTGGGACTATCAGGCCGGCGCCTGGCGGCGCGATGCGGGCTTTCGCATCGACCACCTGCTGCTCAGCCCGATCGCCGCCGACCGGTTCGAGGATGCCGGCGTCGACCGCGACTATCGCGGCCGGGAAAAAGCGAGCGACCACGCGCCCACCTGGGTGCGGATCCGCAATCCGGCGTAA
- the erpA gene encoding iron-sulfur cluster insertion protein ErpA — protein MTDTRTTDLSLTQAAAARVRTIAERQEKPAILRLSVEGGGCSGFQYRFGLADTVEAEDIVAETDGVRLVVDPVSLDLVRGCSVDFVESLGGTAFRVENPNAAAGCGCGSSFAV, from the coding sequence ATGACGGATACACGCACAACCGACCTGTCGCTGACCCAGGCTGCCGCCGCGCGGGTTCGGACCATCGCCGAGCGGCAGGAAAAGCCGGCGATCCTTCGCCTGTCGGTGGAGGGCGGCGGTTGTTCCGGCTTTCAGTACCGGTTCGGCCTGGCCGATACGGTGGAGGCGGAGGATATCGTCGCGGAAACGGACGGCGTGCGCCTCGTCGTCGATCCGGTCAGTCTGGATCTCGTGCGTGGTTGTTCGGTTGATTTCGTCGAATCGCTGGGCGGCACGGCCTTCCGCGTCGAAAATCCCAACGCCGCCGCCGGGTGCGGCTGCGGTTCCAGCTTCGCCGTCTGA
- a CDS encoding sensor histidine kinase, with product MTAHERPRSGRRGIASSLAGIPTGAKIFLILSGALLPLAVIVFFASLQTTRLADVEARARLRVAAAEGSRALSNELIGDMTALRVALNTLDADPNDRPACARVQGVFAQQFAAGTKFAIYDARGTLLCGTPIRADRIRQSAGDEISSTLLRDRGLLLAVGGTRHGARAVAFFPTGFLSRVARPSGFVPPYSATLERGAESLVLESLPSRGPLDRRERRNVALGVGNLSLAMSVRSAPITSPVIVTMLLPLLMWAAAAGIGWFVVDRLLIRPLRRLRARVGAFKPGEIIDPPLPGAVPAQELRELGDTFRDISRTVRDHEANLAEGLVRQTRLTREVHHRVKNNLQVIASLINFHARSAKGDEATEAYASIQRRVDALAVVHRHHYAEIEEHHGLELRSVVGELASNLRATAPESAAQVGIALDLDAFLVSQDTAVAVAFLLTELVELAIKCDRNTTVSISLKPAPDAGCAILRVSSPALTEGPRFDHLNDTRYGRIIAGLARQLRGTLHHDPLVGAYEILILVRDPN from the coding sequence ATGACAGCGCACGAACGGCCTCGGTCCGGGCGGCGAGGCATCGCTTCTTCACTGGCCGGAATCCCGACCGGGGCGAAGATCTTTCTGATTCTCAGCGGCGCGCTGCTGCCGCTGGCCGTCATCGTGTTCTTCGCCTCTCTGCAGACCACGCGCCTCGCCGATGTCGAGGCGCGGGCGCGCTTGCGCGTGGCCGCGGCGGAGGGGTCGCGCGCGCTGTCCAACGAGCTGATCGGCGACATGACGGCGCTGCGCGTGGCGCTCAACACCCTGGACGCCGATCCCAACGACCGGCCCGCCTGCGCCCGCGTCCAGGGCGTGTTCGCCCAGCAATTCGCCGCGGGCACGAAATTCGCCATCTATGACGCGCGCGGCACATTGCTGTGCGGCACGCCGATCCGCGCCGATCGGATCCGGCAGTCGGCGGGCGACGAAATCAGCTCGACATTGCTGCGCGATCGCGGACTCCTGCTCGCGGTGGGCGGCACCCGGCACGGCGCGCGGGCCGTCGCCTTCTTTCCCACGGGCTTCCTGTCGCGGGTCGCGCGGCCGAGCGGTTTCGTGCCGCCTTATTCCGCCACGCTGGAGCGCGGCGCCGAATCCCTGGTGTTGGAGAGCCTGCCGTCACGCGGGCCGCTGGACCGGCGCGAGCGGCGCAATGTCGCGCTGGGGGTCGGCAATCTTTCCCTCGCCATGTCGGTGCGGTCGGCGCCGATCACCTCTCCGGTGATCGTCACCATGCTGCTGCCGCTCCTGATGTGGGCGGCGGCGGCGGGCATCGGCTGGTTCGTGGTCGACCGGCTGCTGATCCGTCCGCTGCGGCGGCTGCGCGCGCGCGTCGGCGCGTTCAAGCCGGGCGAGATCATCGACCCGCCGCTTCCCGGCGCGGTGCCGGCGCAGGAGCTGCGCGAACTGGGCGATACCTTCCGCGACATCAGCCGCACCGTTCGCGACCATGAGGCCAATCTGGCCGAAGGGCTGGTGCGGCAGACGCGCCTGACCCGCGAGGTCCATCACCGCGTCAAGAACAACCTGCAGGTCATCGCCAGCCTCATCAACTTTCATGCGCGCAGCGCGAAGGGGGACGAGGCGACCGAGGCCTATGCCTCCATCCAGCGCCGCGTCGACGCGCTGGCGGTGGTGCATCGGCACCATTACGCCGAGATCGAGGAGCATCACGGCCTCGAACTGCGCTCCGTCGTCGGCGAACTCGCCTCCAACCTGCGGGCGACCGCGCCGGAAAGCGCCGCGCAGGTGGGCATCGCGCTCGACCTCGATGCCTTCCTGGTGTCGCAGGACACCGCCGTGGCGGTGGCGTTCCTGCTGACCGAACTGGTCGAGCTGGCGATCAAGTGCGACCGGAATACGACGGTGAGCATCTCGCTGAAACCGGCGCCGGACGCGGGCTGCGCGATCCTGCGGGTCAGTTCGCCGGCCCTGACGGAGGGGCCGCGCTTCGATCATCTGAACGATACGCGCTATGGCCGCATCATTGCCGGGCTGGCGCGGCAGCTACGCGGCACGCTCCATCACGATCCGCTCGTAGGTGCCTATGAAATCTTGATTTTAGTGCGCGACCCCAATTAG
- a CDS encoding sigma-70 family RNA polymerase sigma factor, which translates to MKGSENRSEQEAGAEQEHVALPDSEFKEQLALVIPHLRAFGRSLSGNRDVADDLVQETLLKAWAARKRFQAGTNMRAWTFIILRNLYLSQMRRARFKGEWDDLVADRLLAAPASQDRHVDLADMQRALLHLPQPQREALILVGAGGFAYEEAAEICGVAVGTIKSRVARGRVALENLLNDGKLPPRSDHEPGDTGALDSIMGEVDDLSRDR; encoded by the coding sequence ATGAAGGGATCCGAAAACCGGAGCGAGCAAGAGGCGGGCGCGGAGCAGGAGCATGTCGCTCTGCCCGATTCCGAGTTCAAGGAACAGCTCGCGCTTGTCATTCCGCACCTGCGCGCCTTCGGGCGGTCCCTGTCTGGCAACCGCGATGTCGCGGACGATCTGGTGCAGGAGACGCTGCTGAAGGCCTGGGCGGCGCGAAAGCGTTTTCAGGCGGGTACCAACATGCGCGCCTGGACCTTCATCATCCTGCGCAATCTCTATCTGTCGCAGATGCGCCGCGCCCGCTTCAAGGGCGAATGGGACGATCTCGTCGCCGACCGGCTGCTGGCCGCGCCGGCGAGCCAGGATCGCCATGTCGACCTGGCCGACATGCAGCGTGCGCTGCTGCATCTTCCCCAGCCGCAGCGCGAGGCGCTGATCCTGGTCGGGGCGGGCGGTTTCGCCTATGAGGAGGCGGCCGAAATCTGCGGTGTGGCGGTCGGCACGATCAAGAGCCGCGTCGCCCGCGGCCGCGTTGCGCTCGAAAACCTCCTGAACGACGGCAAACTGCCGCCGCGTTCCGATCACGAGCCGGGCGATACCGGCGCGCTCGATTCGATCATGGGCGAGGTGGACGATCTCAGCCGCGATCGGTGA